The following proteins come from a genomic window of Deinococcus sp. KSM4-11:
- a CDS encoding cytochrome c oxidase subunit 3, producing the protein MSAAAAPSARRPDAYWGMAVFLVTDAVIFLLLLVAHAFLRRQGHGPGAGALSAAAMLPWSAALWASSAALVLAPRVRRAWASAALYGLGALLGAAFLLGQGLEYRHLLAQGHTVTSDLFFTGFYTLTALHGLHVFLGLPLLTALATLAARGRLTERRAGFREAATLYWHFVDAVWVVLYAALYVWGGP; encoded by the coding sequence GTGAGCGCCGCCGCGGCCCCTTCCGCCCGCCGCCCCGACGCCTACTGGGGCATGGCGGTGTTCCTGGTCACCGACGCCGTGATCTTCCTGCTGCTGCTGGTCGCGCACGCGTTCCTGCGCCGCCAGGGGCACGGGCCGGGCGCCGGGGCCCTCTCGGCCGCGGCCATGCTGCCGTGGAGTGCGGCGCTGTGGGCATCGAGCGCCGCGCTGGTCCTCGCCCCGCGAGTCCGGAGGGCCTGGGCGAGCGCGGCGCTATACGGCCTGGGTGCCCTGCTCGGCGCGGCCTTCCTGCTCGGTCAGGGCCTGGAGTACCGGCACCTCCTCGCCCAGGGCCACACGGTCACCAGCGACCTGTTCTTCACGGGCTTCTACACCCTGACCGCCCTGCACGGCCTGCACGTGTTCCTGGGTCTGCCGCTGCTGACCGCGCTGGCCACCCTCGCCGCGCGGGGCCGCCTGACCGAACGCCGCGCCGGTTTCCGCGAGGCCGCTACCCTCTACTGGCATTTCGTGGACGCCGTGTGGGTCGTGCTGTACGCCGCGCTGTACGTGTGGGGCGGCCCGTGA
- a CDS encoding cytochrome c oxidase assembly protein: MSAVGRWEGRPAVRPLPSTGALLALLGAVALLVRPWPGYPFSAWMGAHLLLSFAAAPLLVLARRVQRPVAPLPAFVTLNTVTVLLHLPTVHGRLMTVPGGTVLAGALFLLSGIGLWQSARTRSPLRAAGLLGAQMAACALTGALVTFTRGAVYHTTDADVALGGVLMWVVGGLVPMAATLALLLAFLNGDRA, encoded by the coding sequence GTGAGCGCGGTGGGACGCTGGGAGGGGCGTCCTGCGGTCCGGCCGCTACCCTCCACCGGGGCCCTGCTCGCCCTCCTCGGCGCGGTCGCGCTCCTCGTGCGGCCCTGGCCCGGCTATCCCTTCAGCGCGTGGATGGGCGCGCACCTGCTGCTCAGCTTCGCGGCCGCGCCCCTGCTCGTCCTGGCGCGGAGGGTTCAGAGGCCGGTCGCTCCCCTGCCGGCCTTCGTGACCCTCAACACCGTGACCGTGCTGCTGCACCTGCCCACCGTCCATGGGCGACTCATGACGGTTCCCGGCGGCACCGTCCTGGCCGGTGCGCTGTTCCTGCTCTCCGGCATAGGCCTGTGGCAGTCGGCCCGCACCCGATCCCCTCTGCGGGCGGCCGGCCTGCTGGGGGCCCAGATGGCCGCGTGTGCGCTCACGGGCGCCCTGGTGACCTTCACGCGCGGCGCCGTCTACCACACCACGGACGCGGACGTCGCCCTCGGCGGCGTGCTGATGTGGGTCGTGGGCGGCCTCGTTCCCATGGCGGCCACGCTGGCCCTCCTCCTCGCCTTCCTGAACGGAGACCGCGCATGA
- a CDS encoding cbb3-type cytochrome c oxidase subunit I, with the protein MSLILPTSPPESGRVARWLASTDHKAIGILYVLTGMVFMLLGGLEALAMRAQLARPNATLITAQTYNEVFTLHGTTMIFFVVMPMLLGFSNYLVPLQIGARDMAFPRLNAFGLWLTVMGGLLLYASVLVGPADAGWFSYAPLSEKPYAMGEGTDFWIAALLFAGFGTTLTAINVIVTAIRYRAPGMGLWQMPMFAWMAFVNAFIITFALPCLSAALLMLEVDRRLGGHFFSHGGSALLWQHYFWLFGHPEVYIMILPAWGIISEVIPVFSRKPIFGYEFVAGSSVAIALLSFAVYAHHMFVVGLGRPVNLAFAASTMLIAIPTGVKVANWVATLWKGSIRFELPMLYALAFIVQFTFGGVTGVSFAVLPIDWQVTDSYYVVAHMHYVLMGGTIFALLSGLHYYFPKVTGRHLTRSLGMWSFWLVTLGFNGVFLVQHALGLMGMPRRVYTYPDLPGWGLLNVLSTLSAGLLGVGMTMILWNILRSLRVGEVAGANPWNAWTLEWWCASPPPPGNFTDLPPIRSRRPLWDLAHPEDTDADRPRRHDQTHGHIRPEEREHHQ; encoded by the coding sequence GTGAGCCTCATCCTGCCGACCTCGCCGCCCGAGTCGGGGCGGGTCGCCCGCTGGCTGGCGAGCACCGACCACAAGGCCATCGGGATCCTGTACGTGCTCACGGGCATGGTGTTCATGCTGCTGGGCGGCCTGGAGGCGCTCGCCATGCGCGCGCAGCTCGCCCGGCCGAATGCCACGCTGATCACCGCGCAGACCTACAACGAGGTGTTCACGCTGCACGGCACCACCATGATCTTCTTCGTGGTCATGCCCATGCTGCTGGGCTTCTCGAATTACCTGGTGCCCCTGCAGATCGGCGCGCGGGACATGGCCTTCCCGCGCCTGAACGCCTTTGGTTTGTGGCTGACCGTCATGGGCGGCCTGCTGCTATACGCAAGTGTGCTGGTCGGTCCGGCCGACGCCGGGTGGTTTAGCTACGCGCCCCTGAGCGAGAAACCGTACGCGATGGGCGAGGGCACGGACTTCTGGATCGCGGCCCTGCTGTTCGCGGGCTTCGGGACGACCCTCACGGCCATCAACGTGATCGTCACGGCGATCCGCTACCGCGCGCCGGGCATGGGTCTGTGGCAGATGCCGATGTTCGCGTGGATGGCCTTCGTGAACGCCTTCATCATCACCTTCGCGCTGCCGTGCCTGTCGGCCGCGCTGCTGATGCTGGAAGTGGACCGGCGGCTGGGCGGGCATTTCTTCAGCCACGGCGGGAGCGCGCTGCTGTGGCAGCATTACTTCTGGCTGTTCGGGCACCCGGAGGTGTACATCATGATCCTGCCCGCGTGGGGGATCATCAGCGAGGTCATCCCGGTGTTCTCGCGCAAACCGATCTTCGGCTACGAGTTCGTGGCGGGTTCCTCGGTCGCCATCGCGCTGCTGTCCTTCGCGGTGTACGCGCACCACATGTTCGTGGTCGGCCTGGGCCGCCCCGTGAACCTCGCCTTCGCGGCGAGCACCATGCTGATCGCCATTCCGACCGGCGTGAAGGTCGCCAACTGGGTCGCGACCCTGTGGAAGGGCAGCATCCGCTTCGAACTGCCGATGCTGTACGCGCTGGCATTCATCGTGCAGTTCACTTTCGGCGGCGTGACCGGCGTGAGCTTCGCCGTGCTGCCCATCGACTGGCAGGTCACGGACTCGTATTACGTAGTGGCGCACATGCACTACGTCCTGATGGGCGGCACCATCTTCGCGCTGCTCTCAGGTCTCCACTACTACTTCCCCAAGGTCACGGGCCGCCACCTGACCCGGTCGCTGGGCATGTGGTCGTTCTGGCTGGTCACGCTGGGCTTCAACGGCGTCTTCCTCGTGCAACACGCGCTGGGCCTGATGGGCATGCCCCGGCGGGTGTACACCTACCCGGACCTGCCCGGCTGGGGCCTGCTGAACGTCCTCTCGACCCTCAGCGCGGGCCTGCTCGGGGTCGGGATGACCATGATCCTGTGGAACATCCTGCGCAGCCTGCGGGTGGGCGAGGTCGCCGGGGCCAACCCCTGGAACGCCTGGACGCTGGAGTGGTGGTGCGCCAGCCCGCCGCCCCCCGGCAACTTCACGGACCTGCCCCCCATCCGCTCGCGCCGCCCGCTGTGGGACCTCGCGCATCCCGAGGACACTGATGCCGACCGGCCCCGCCGCCACGACCAGACGCACGGCCACATCCGCCCCGAGGAACGGGAGCATCACCAGTGA